One region of Hoeflea sp. 108 genomic DNA includes:
- a CDS encoding YeeE/YedE thiosulfate transporter family protein, with protein MGSFALELLLCVLAFGFGYAANQGGTCLVVAAHELHRRQPPKMFVGFLAASAAAGLVAVPIVWTGTLGATLAPSTSINFLLLIGAIAFGLGALINDTCLLGSLARLGDGEMRLLALPLGLTIGILAADHGRFGYDSTWPSLISKPSATGLVTLLAFLVVLVLALVFVSTKSVLRTKPGWSFGASMIGLGITGGLLYALSPAWTFADVIQRALPLRMSPAGEVALTAVISSIAGALTASFRQGNLRLQLPTANGILRSVVGGTLMGIGIALIPGGNDGLILAAVPTLSPGGIVAYLLMTTTIVFGFAARGKLFRRCLSRP; from the coding sequence ATGGGATCGTTTGCGCTCGAACTTCTTCTATGCGTACTTGCCTTCGGGTTCGGATATGCGGCGAACCAAGGCGGAACCTGTTTAGTGGTGGCCGCTCATGAGTTACACAGAAGACAGCCGCCGAAAATGTTCGTCGGATTTCTCGCAGCGTCGGCAGCGGCAGGCCTGGTTGCGGTCCCGATAGTCTGGACGGGAACACTGGGCGCAACACTCGCACCCTCGACCAGCATCAATTTCCTCCTGCTCATCGGCGCCATCGCCTTCGGCCTCGGCGCACTCATTAATGACACATGCCTGCTCGGATCGCTGGCGCGGCTTGGGGATGGGGAGATGCGACTTCTAGCTCTGCCCTTGGGATTAACGATTGGTATCTTGGCTGCCGACCATGGCAGGTTCGGCTACGATTCAACATGGCCAAGCTTAATCTCCAAACCGAGCGCAACAGGCCTCGTTACTCTCCTAGCCTTCCTAGTTGTGCTCGTGCTGGCACTCGTTTTCGTTTCCACGAAGAGCGTTCTGCGAACAAAGCCGGGTTGGTCGTTCGGCGCTTCGATGATTGGACTCGGTATCACTGGCGGACTTCTATATGCACTCTCGCCGGCCTGGACCTTCGCAGACGTGATTCAACGCGCCCTTCCTCTCAGAATGTCGCCGGCCGGCGAGGTCGCGCTCACTGCGGTGATCTCTTCGATCGCAGGCGCCCTAACCGCCTCCTTTCGCCAAGGCAATCTGCGTCTCCAACTGCCGACAGCCAATGGCATTCTGCGATCTGTCGTCGGCGGCACATTGATGGGTATCGGCATCGCGCTCATACCCGGCGGGAATGATGGGTTGATCCTCGCAGCGGTTCCGACTCTTTCACCTGGTGGGATAGTCGCCTACCTTCTGATGACGACGACAATCGTCTTCGGATTTGCAGCGCGTGGTAAGTTATTCCGGCGCTGCCTTTCACGGCCATGA
- a CDS encoding DUF417 family protein, whose protein sequence is MSIFDRYEFLVPEHGRRDLGLLRWALVIVFLWFGAMKFTAYEAYGIAPFIEHSPIMNWLGMFGTQGQSYFIGVIELSTGLVLILGAFRPLFSALGALMSAATYLITLTFFITTPGVAEQTAGGFPAISAAPGQFLLKDAVLLAASLVLLRASVRHRGALVPS, encoded by the coding sequence ATGAGCATTTTCGACCGTTATGAATTTCTTGTCCCCGAGCACGGTCGGAGGGATCTTGGCCTGCTTAGATGGGCTCTCGTGATCGTATTTCTGTGGTTCGGCGCGATGAAGTTCACAGCGTACGAGGCCTATGGTATCGCCCCGTTTATCGAACACAGCCCGATCATGAATTGGCTCGGCATGTTCGGGACGCAGGGGCAAAGCTATTTCATCGGCGTTATCGAGTTATCGACCGGTCTCGTTCTGATCCTTGGTGCATTTCGTCCACTCTTCTCTGCGCTAGGCGCACTAATGTCAGCAGCGACCTATCTGATCACGCTGACCTTTTTCATCACCACTCCAGGTGTCGCGGAGCAGACTGCCGGCGGCTTTCCTGCGATTTCGGCTGCACCAGGGCAGTTTCTACTGAAGGACGCAGTTCTGCTAGCGGCGTCCCTCGTGCTGCTGCGTGCTTCGGTCCGCCACAGAGGGGCGCTTGTGCCCTCGTGA
- a CDS encoding DUF6314 family protein produces MLRRDIEPGGAQLHGDAVFARFGEGALAYRESGILTLADGRVFSTCRQYRYRLSEDSVVVEFADGPHIGTQFLSLSFSRTDTGLEASGVYACGDDTYHATYRILGPAAFEVVIMVQGPAKAYELVSRYSRSG; encoded by the coding sequence ATGCTCCGTCGCGATATCGAGCCCGGAGGCGCTCAGCTGCATGGCGACGCGGTCTTCGCCCGTTTCGGCGAAGGCGCGCTCGCTTATCGAGAGAGCGGCATTCTCACACTGGCAGATGGCAGAGTATTCTCCACGTGCCGGCAGTATCGCTATCGCTTGAGCGAGGACAGTGTTGTCGTCGAGTTCGCAGACGGACCTCATATCGGGACGCAGTTCCTCAGCTTGAGTTTCTCGCGGACGGATACCGGGTTGGAAGCGAGTGGTGTCTATGCCTGCGGAGACGACACCTACCATGCAACCTACAGGATTCTGGGGCCGGCGGCCTTTGAAGTGGTCATCATGGTCCAAGGGCCTGCAAAGGCATACGAGCTAGTCAGCCGATATTCCCGGTCGGGATAA
- the msrB gene encoding peptide-methionine (R)-S-oxide reductase MsrB — MKFEKSQAAVDRLTPEQRRITQDSGTERPFTGEHNDNKEPGIYVDIVSGEPLFASTDKFDSGTGWPSFTKPIVPANVNEVRDSAHGMVRTEVRSVHADSHLGHVFPDGPSDRGGLRYCINSASLRFIPRDEMESEGYGEYLDQVEEA; from the coding sequence ATGAAGTTTGAGAAGTCGCAGGCAGCAGTTGACCGCCTGACCCCCGAGCAACGCCGGATTACCCAGGATTCGGGGACCGAAAGGCCCTTCACGGGTGAGCACAACGACAACAAGGAGCCTGGCATCTACGTCGACATAGTGTCGGGAGAGCCGCTGTTCGCTTCAACGGACAAGTTCGATTCGGGTACTGGCTGGCCCAGCTTCACCAAGCCGATCGTTCCGGCAAACGTGAACGAGGTGCGGGACAGCGCACACGGCATGGTCCGGACGGAGGTCAGGTCGGTACACGCCGACAGCCATCTGGGCCACGTGTTCCCGGACGGTCCTTCCGACCGCGGCGGTCTGCGCTACTGCATCAACTCTGCGTCCCTTCGCTTCATCCCGCGCGACGAGATGGAGTCCGAGGGATACGGTGAATATCTCGATCAAGTAGAGGAGGCTTAA
- a CDS encoding DUF2274 domain-containing protein: MSKLKLGPIADDKPLKVQVELPAALHQDLVDYAHLLGREQGQSAVDPARLIVPMLQRFIATDRGFAKARRTLTPGSAD; the protein is encoded by the coding sequence ATGTCGAAGCTTAAGCTAGGCCCCATCGCGGACGACAAGCCGCTTAAGGTACAGGTCGAGCTACCTGCAGCTCTCCACCAGGACCTTGTTGACTACGCCCACCTATTGGGCCGAGAGCAAGGTCAGTCCGCTGTTGACCCAGCTCGGTTAATCGTCCCGATGTTACAACGGTTCATCGCGACAGACCGTGGCTTCGCCAAAGCCAGGCGAACGTTGACGCCGGGGAGCGCCGATTAA
- a CDS encoding MarR family transcriptional regulator yields the protein MEPEVAKYHLGALALAVADSIASVSASFSPSGPGTAVMVLLSMEPGLPISVLATSIGLSHAGTVRLIDRLEREQLVERRRQITDRRARFIHLTNSGKKITDALLKAREQVISECISPLSPNDLDILGMLSERLLVANGFDKDGSVSLCHLCGYSRIAPSRGKAKPGRSPRWNVASEG from the coding sequence ATGGAGCCTGAGGTCGCCAAGTACCATTTAGGTGCACTCGCGTTGGCGGTTGCAGACAGCATCGCCAGTGTCTCGGCCTCGTTTTCACCAAGCGGCCCGGGGACCGCCGTGATGGTGTTACTCAGCATGGAGCCCGGACTGCCGATCAGCGTTTTGGCTACCTCGATTGGGCTTTCTCATGCCGGGACGGTGCGATTGATCGATAGGCTCGAGCGCGAACAGTTGGTGGAACGACGAAGACAAATCACCGACAGGCGGGCGCGCTTCATTCACCTCACCAATTCGGGGAAGAAGATAACGGACGCCTTGCTCAAGGCACGGGAGCAGGTGATCTCCGAATGTATTTCGCCCCTGTCGCCCAATGACCTCGACATTCTAGGCATGCTGTCGGAGCGGCTCCTTGTGGCAAACGGCTTCGACAAAGATGGCTCGGTCAGCCTTTGCCATCTGTGCGGCTACAGCAGGATCGCGCCTTCCCGTGGTAAAGCTAAGCCGGGGCGCTCGCCACGCTGGAACGTGGCATCAGAAGGCTGA
- a CDS encoding glutathione S-transferase N-terminal domain-containing protein, producing the protein MTDLSSFPITQRWPASCPDRLQLYAAPTPNGVKVSMMLEETGLPYEPHFVDISNNESKDPAFVSLNPNGRIPAIIDPAGPDGQPIGIWETGAILIYLADKTGQLISTTPAQRYETLAWVFFQVSGVGPTFGQLGFFLRFAGKDYEDKRPRQRFVDESRRLLGVLDHRLEGREWIVDDYSIADIATFGWVNALVEFYAAGDILGLSSYSNVQAWLERGLARPAVQRGLRIPARPA; encoded by the coding sequence ATGACAGACCTCTCCTCCTTTCCCATCACGCAGCGCTGGCCAGCATCTTGTCCGGATCGCTTGCAACTATACGCGGCCCCCACGCCCAACGGCGTCAAGGTCTCGATGATGCTGGAGGAGACTGGCCTGCCGTATGAGCCCCACTTCGTCGACATCTCGAACAACGAGTCGAAGGATCCAGCGTTCGTGTCGTTGAATCCCAACGGCCGCATACCCGCGATCATCGATCCGGCTGGCCCTGACGGCCAGCCCATTGGCATATGGGAAACCGGTGCGATCCTCATCTATCTGGCCGACAAGACGGGGCAGCTCATCTCAACAACACCCGCCCAGCGGTACGAGACTCTGGCCTGGGTGTTCTTTCAGGTGTCGGGCGTTGGGCCGACCTTCGGACAGCTAGGCTTTTTCCTGCGATTTGCCGGCAAGGACTATGAGGATAAGCGACCTCGGCAGCGCTTTGTTGATGAATCCAGGCGTCTTCTCGGGGTCCTGGATCACCGGCTGGAGGGCCGCGAATGGATTGTCGATGATTACTCGATCGCGGACATTGCGACGTTTGGCTGGGTGAATGCGCTGGTCGAATTCTACGCAGCGGGCGACATCCTCGGCCTAAGCAGCTATTCGAACGTGCAGGCATGGCTCGAACGCGGGCTGGCGCGACCGGCTGTACAGCGTGGCCTGCGAATTCCTGCGAGGCCTGCATGA
- the msrA gene encoding peptide-methionine (S)-S-oxide reductase MsrA, translating into MSQSPTGNRAAATERAILAGGCFWGMEDLLRRARGVISTRVGYTGGEMPDPTYARHYGHAEAVEVTFDPSVLAYRSLLELFFQIHDPTTYEQQGSDVGPSYRSAIFYTTEVQKEVALTTIAEIEASGSWPGPVVSEINPEEPFWEAEPEHQEYLVRYPGGYSCHFVRPTWRLDRSDERPAVYLTERVDDDRNRD; encoded by the coding sequence GTGAGCCAATCGCCTACCGGCAATAGGGCGGCCGCGACAGAGCGAGCAATTCTCGCAGGCGGCTGCTTCTGGGGCATGGAGGATTTGCTGCGCCGAGCCAGGGGAGTCATTTCGACGCGTGTCGGTTACACAGGCGGAGAAATGCCTGATCCGACCTACGCGAGACATTACGGCCATGCGGAAGCAGTGGAAGTGACCTTCGACCCTTCCGTTCTCGCCTATCGCTCGCTCTTGGAACTCTTCTTCCAGATCCATGACCCCACGACCTACGAGCAACAAGGCAGCGATGTCGGTCCGAGCTATCGATCGGCGATTTTCTACACCACCGAAGTGCAGAAGGAAGTCGCCCTCACAACCATCGCGGAAATCGAGGCATCAGGAAGCTGGCCTGGCCCGGTCGTGTCGGAGATCAACCCAGAAGAACCCTTTTGGGAGGCGGAGCCAGAGCACCAAGAATACCTGGTGCGCTATCCTGGGGGCTATAGCTGCCACTTCGTGCGCCCGACCTGGCGGTTGGACCGCTCAGACGAACGCCCAGCTGTATACTTGACAGAAAGAGTTGATGATGACCGAAACCGTGACTAA
- a CDS encoding LysR family transcriptional regulator, producing the protein MPDLTLDLRYLKYAVQVAEAGSFRRAAERLSISQSTVSRRVQLFERQLGFSLFKRTRAGAGLTPEGERFLQQAVVGARYLRNAATEIRSARKLKTGLVRFGMLEAFPACPIIDILAAFRNRHPTIEVKLEEGTSEENSLGVKRGLLDAAISLSASKSPQFQVRRLCEPDLFVALSPLHELAARPELSWEDICDEVFLVRSDGAGRELAGILRRMVGAGDGAVQLSIQQVSRETLLTMVEQGFGLTITSVIYRPDIALIPLPSARAPTAAIISSSDNDNPTLPLLLKCFDTPSRAGTTD; encoded by the coding sequence ATGCCCGACCTGACTCTTGATCTCCGATACCTGAAGTACGCCGTTCAGGTCGCCGAGGCCGGCAGCTTCCGCCGAGCGGCGGAGCGCCTATCGATATCGCAATCCACCGTCAGCCGACGTGTGCAGCTGTTTGAGCGCCAACTTGGCTTTTCTCTCTTCAAGCGTACGCGAGCGGGGGCAGGGCTGACTCCAGAAGGTGAGCGCTTCCTTCAACAAGCGGTGGTGGGAGCGCGCTACCTTCGTAACGCCGCAACGGAGATCCGCTCCGCGCGGAAACTCAAGACCGGGCTCGTGAGGTTTGGAATGCTCGAAGCGTTTCCGGCGTGCCCGATCATCGACATTCTCGCGGCATTCAGAAATCGACATCCGACGATCGAGGTAAAGCTTGAGGAAGGCACTTCAGAAGAAAACTCTTTGGGGGTGAAGCGCGGATTACTGGACGCAGCAATCAGCCTGAGTGCGAGCAAAAGTCCTCAGTTCCAAGTTCGACGTCTCTGCGAACCAGATCTGTTCGTGGCATTGTCCCCGCTTCACGAGTTGGCAGCACGGCCAGAGCTGTCGTGGGAGGACATTTGTGACGAAGTCTTCCTCGTTCGCTCGGATGGCGCTGGGCGTGAGCTCGCTGGCATACTCCGGCGCATGGTGGGCGCCGGAGACGGAGCGGTTCAACTCTCGATCCAACAAGTCAGCCGAGAAACCCTGCTGACGATGGTCGAACAGGGCTTCGGCTTGACCATCACCAGCGTGATCTACCGGCCGGATATCGCGTTGATCCCGCTCCCATCGGCGCGGGCGCCGACGGCCGCTATAATTTCTTCCAGTGACAACGACAACCCGACTCTGCCGCTGCTGCTGAAGTGTTTCGACACCCCCTCTAGAGCGGGGACCACGGATTAA
- a CDS encoding LysR family transcriptional regulator — MELNQVGYFINLAETLNFTAAARLSGVSQPSLTRAIRRLEDELGGPLIHRDGKNSRLTGLGHDVEAEFRRMVVAMKSVRNHSEHWAMGGHRVLDVAVAPTVGPKEFTAFFESALAEMPSIEIKLHSLQSNEDTSEVLSGKYHACIMPRETRPERKLDVHPLFRERFVLGCSANHPLAANEIVRGEDLLEFPFVDRLKCEFRDRILDHFARRDLLMRPRFRSDREDWVQRVVADGHAICILPERSATVQGLVTRPIDGFVLEREVVIATVSGSTATVEIRNIAQLAARYEWN; from the coding sequence ATGGAACTCAATCAAGTCGGCTATTTCATCAACTTGGCCGAGACGCTGAATTTCACAGCGGCCGCGCGCTTGAGCGGTGTGTCACAGCCAAGTCTGACCCGCGCGATCCGCCGCTTGGAAGATGAGCTTGGCGGGCCGCTGATCCATCGCGACGGGAAGAACAGCCGCCTGACTGGCCTTGGCCATGACGTCGAGGCAGAATTCCGGCGCATGGTGGTCGCGATGAAGAGCGTTCGCAATCACTCGGAGCACTGGGCGATGGGGGGGCACCGCGTGCTGGATGTCGCCGTCGCGCCCACCGTCGGACCAAAGGAATTTACGGCATTCTTCGAGAGCGCATTGGCGGAGATGCCATCCATCGAAATCAAGCTGCACTCGCTCCAGTCAAACGAGGACACATCGGAGGTGCTTTCAGGAAAATACCACGCGTGCATCATGCCGCGTGAAACAAGACCGGAACGCAAGCTGGATGTGCATCCTCTATTTCGGGAGCGCTTCGTGCTCGGCTGTTCGGCAAACCATCCCTTGGCTGCCAACGAGATCGTGCGCGGCGAAGACCTGCTCGAGTTTCCTTTCGTCGATCGCCTGAAATGCGAGTTTCGCGATCGGATCCTCGATCACTTCGCGCGACGGGACTTGCTCATGCGACCTCGCTTTCGATCAGATCGCGAGGACTGGGTGCAACGGGTCGTCGCTGACGGCCACGCCATATGCATTCTTCCGGAACGATCGGCCACCGTGCAAGGCCTCGTCACTCGGCCGATCGACGGATTTGTCTTGGAGCGCGAAGTCGTGATCGCGACAGTATCCGGCTCCACGGCAACGGTCGAGATACGGAACATCGCGCAGCTGGCAGCCCGATACGAGTGGAACTGA
- a CDS encoding zinc-binding alcohol dehydrogenase family protein, translating into MMTETVTNQAAWQKAPGQPLRIGVTALPHLAANEILIRNAAIAINPLDWILQDVALLPWLDYPAILGSDVSGEVAAVGGAVERFKVGDRVIGQAVGTTVNQPAQGAFQHHTIVLDHMAAPIPNNMAFADAAVLPLGLGTAASGLYGRTQLALAPPLHSPTARPEVVLVWGGSSSVGCNAIQLAVASGYRCVATASARNAGLLKELGASEVLDHSSPAIVEDVIEAMRGRSLAGTLHATGHMKDCFAVVARCEGSRRVAATLAPPDERPFGVEATHISGTSLKDDEVGPMIYREFLPQALAARTFVPAPPAKIVGQGLEMLQAALEALKAGVSAAKIVVTLP; encoded by the coding sequence ATGATGACCGAAACCGTGACTAATCAGGCCGCCTGGCAGAAAGCGCCGGGGCAGCCACTGAGGATTGGTGTCACCGCTCTGCCGCATCTGGCGGCGAACGAGATATTGATCCGCAACGCGGCCATCGCGATCAACCCACTCGACTGGATTCTGCAGGACGTCGCGCTTTTGCCATGGCTCGACTATCCCGCGATTCTCGGCAGCGACGTCTCCGGTGAGGTCGCGGCGGTCGGTGGCGCGGTCGAGCGGTTCAAGGTCGGCGATCGAGTCATCGGACAGGCGGTCGGGACAACCGTAAATCAACCTGCGCAGGGTGCGTTCCAGCACCACACGATCGTGCTGGACCACATGGCGGCGCCGATCCCCAACAACATGGCCTTCGCTGATGCGGCAGTCCTCCCGCTTGGCCTTGGCACCGCCGCAAGCGGGCTCTACGGACGGACACAGTTGGCTCTCGCGCCACCGTTACACTCGCCGACCGCGCGTCCAGAGGTCGTTCTGGTCTGGGGTGGATCGTCGAGCGTTGGCTGCAACGCCATCCAGCTCGCGGTGGCGTCGGGCTACAGGTGCGTCGCCACCGCTTCGGCGCGCAACGCCGGCCTGTTGAAGGAGCTGGGTGCAAGCGAGGTTCTTGACCACTCGAGTCCAGCCATCGTGGAAGACGTGATTGAGGCAATGCGCGGGCGCAGTCTCGCTGGAACGCTTCACGCGACCGGTCACATGAAAGACTGTTTTGCCGTAGTTGCGAGATGCGAGGGCTCGCGCCGGGTGGCAGCGACGCTGGCCCCGCCCGACGAGCGTCCATTTGGAGTCGAGGCGACGCACATCTCCGGGACGAGCCTCAAGGATGACGAGGTTGGTCCAATGATCTACCGCGAATTCCTGCCGCAGGCTCTCGCGGCGCGCACGTTCGTCCCCGCCCCTCCGGCGAAGATCGTGGGCCAGGGCCTTGAAATGCTCCAGGCTGCCTTGGAAGCCCTGAAGGCGGGTGTATCCGCAGCGAAAATCGTCGTTACCCTGCCTTGA
- a CDS encoding bifunctional alpha/beta hydrolase/OsmC family protein — translation MDMAEKSFTFVSGAGSPLSGHLEPPEGTPRGWAIFAHCFTCGKDSRAAVHISRALSRAGIGVLRFDFAGTGIGGGTGEPVNFASDVEDLRAAAKAMAAAGMSPSLLVGHSLGGTAAIVAAADMPDIAAVATIGAPADLQHILRLFGPNDLDTIASEGEASVEIAGRPFLIRRGFLEAVEGIDVEKAIASLRRPVLVMHSPLDQVVGIDHASRIFVASRHPKSFISLDNADHLLTDVADANYAAAMVAVWASRFLPPLTADLPQVEVAEGVVATETLAGTFQLKVRSGEHTLFADEPASVGGLGTGLSPYELVSAGLAACTVMTMRLYANRKGFPLERASTTVQHEKVPDMMPPDRFTRTIVLDGPLSDDQRARILAIADRCPVDLSLIRGSDVQTELLSASQAADPARLA, via the coding sequence ATGGACATGGCAGAAAAATCATTCACGTTTGTCAGTGGGGCTGGCTCTCCGCTTTCCGGGCACCTCGAACCGCCGGAAGGGACGCCGCGGGGCTGGGCGATCTTCGCCCACTGCTTCACCTGCGGGAAAGACAGTCGCGCCGCAGTTCACATCTCGCGCGCGCTGTCGCGTGCGGGCATCGGGGTCTTGAGGTTCGATTTCGCCGGGACCGGGATCGGCGGTGGGACGGGAGAACCTGTGAACTTCGCGTCGGACGTCGAGGACCTTCGGGCCGCCGCAAAGGCGATGGCGGCGGCGGGCATGTCACCGTCCCTCCTCGTCGGGCACAGCCTAGGTGGCACCGCTGCGATCGTAGCCGCCGCCGACATGCCTGATATTGCGGCGGTCGCGACGATTGGTGCGCCGGCCGACCTTCAGCATATCTTGCGCCTCTTCGGGCCGAATGATCTGGACACCATCGCGAGCGAGGGCGAGGCCTCGGTGGAGATTGCCGGTAGACCCTTCCTCATTCGCCGAGGGTTCCTGGAGGCGGTTGAGGGGATCGACGTCGAGAAGGCCATTGCCTCCCTGCGACGGCCGGTGCTGGTCATGCACTCTCCGCTGGATCAGGTGGTCGGCATCGACCACGCGTCGCGCATCTTCGTCGCGTCCAGGCACCCAAAAAGCTTCATCTCGCTCGACAACGCGGATCACCTTCTCACCGACGTCGCGGACGCGAACTACGCTGCGGCCATGGTGGCGGTTTGGGCGAGCCGCTTTCTCCCACCACTCACGGCGGATCTTCCGCAGGTCGAGGTTGCGGAGGGCGTCGTCGCCACCGAAACTCTTGCAGGGACGTTCCAGCTCAAGGTCCGCAGCGGCGAGCACACTCTGTTCGCCGACGAGCCAGCATCGGTCGGTGGCCTCGGGACCGGACTATCTCCCTACGAGCTCGTATCTGCCGGCCTCGCAGCCTGCACGGTGATGACGATGCGTCTCTATGCGAACCGCAAGGGCTTTCCGCTCGAACGGGCGAGCACGACCGTGCAGCACGAGAAGGTGCCCGACATGATGCCACCCGACCGGTTCACCCGCACCATTGTCCTCGATGGGCCGCTGAGTGATGATCAGCGCGCTCGGATCCTCGCGATCGCTGATCGGTGTCCCGTCGATCTGAGTCTCATCCGGGGTTCGGACGTGCAGACCGAGCTCTTGAGCGCCAGTCAGGCTGCGGATCCCGCGAGGCTGGCTTGA
- a CDS encoding MarR family winged helix-turn-helix transcriptional regulator, whose protein sequence is MISDDIVRASSSRAPEAGPAASALALLAHKPGLSIRMLAIGVGLSHAGTVRLVDRLVSEGLIERREHSTDGRARSLYLTPTGKVASDEVLASRDQVIAEGLSILNPDELKTLSDIAERVLRNRLENLEQSYRICRLCCYEGCTNCPVDAELHERGVDREKNDDA, encoded by the coding sequence ATGATCAGCGACGACATCGTTCGCGCTAGTTCATCGCGGGCGCCGGAAGCTGGACCCGCCGCCTCAGCGCTGGCGTTGCTCGCGCACAAGCCCGGGCTCTCGATCCGTATGCTTGCGATCGGGGTGGGCCTTTCACATGCTGGAACTGTTCGCCTGGTGGATAGATTGGTAAGCGAGGGATTGATCGAGCGTAGGGAGCATTCGACAGACGGGCGCGCACGATCCCTCTATCTTACTCCAACTGGCAAGGTCGCGAGCGACGAGGTCCTGGCCTCGCGCGATCAAGTGATTGCCGAAGGGCTATCGATCCTTAATCCAGACGAACTGAAAACCTTATCGGACATCGCTGAACGCGTTCTCCGAAATCGCTTGGAAAACCTCGAGCAGTCATACCGCATCTGCCGCTTGTGCTGCTACGAGGGCTGCACGAACTGCCCCGTCGATGCCGAATTGCATGAGCGAGGTGTGGACCGCGAGAAGAACGACGACGCGTAG
- the msrA gene encoding peptide-methionine (S)-S-oxide reductase MsrA yields MHQRAVLAGGCFWGMQDLIRKRPGIISTRVGYTGGDIPNATYRNHGTHAEGIEIVFDPTVTSYRHILEFFFQIHDPTTLNRQGNDRGLSYRSGIYYVDEEQKRVAEDTIADVDASGLWDGKVVTEVQPVGEFWEAEPDHQDYLEKRPGGYTCHFVRPDWVLPKRHEVGDVSPAAGAAAE; encoded by the coding sequence ATGCATCAGCGCGCTGTTCTCGCAGGAGGATGTTTCTGGGGCATGCAGGATCTGATCCGCAAGCGGCCCGGCATCATCTCGACCCGTGTGGGTTACACGGGCGGCGATATTCCGAACGCCACGTATCGTAATCACGGCACGCATGCCGAGGGGATCGAGATTGTCTTCGACCCGACAGTGACGAGCTACCGGCACATCCTGGAATTCTTCTTCCAGATCCACGATCCGACGACGCTGAACCGCCAGGGTAATGATCGTGGGCTCTCCTACCGGTCGGGCATCTATTATGTCGACGAGGAGCAGAAGCGCGTCGCCGAGGATACGATCGCCGATGTGGATGCCTCGGGGCTGTGGGATGGCAAAGTGGTGACCGAGGTCCAGCCGGTCGGCGAGTTCTGGGAGGCCGAGCCCGATCACCAGGACTATCTGGAGAAGCGGCCGGGCGGCTACACCTGCCACTTCGTCCGTCCCGACTGGGTTCTTCCAAAGCGGCATGAGGTCGGCGATGTGAGCCCTGCGGCCGGGGCTGCAGCGGAATAG